Proteins encoded together in one Labrus mixtus chromosome 18, fLabMix1.1, whole genome shotgun sequence window:
- the LOC132993521 gene encoding putative nuclease HARBI1 — protein MEEEGQLRSLMFLIPYLLLKRRRDINDLNIQRRNEIQRRIRHRQYFFQRQRRMMMMMLAGGIRSNVHIRTRPWTTTASTDWWERTVMTEFEPSDWLDKFRMSRQTFFYLCEKLKPRLARQDTSFRLALPVEKRVAVALWRLASNIEYRTISTLFGVGKSTVCRCVRDMCHAIVALLSSLYLRPPCEQELEDSAELFLSNWGFPHCVAAISTLHTAIITPSNNASDYANPAGWLSVMSQVAVNGRGQFWDVCASFPGGTDPTDILQNSSLWATAAEGGLSPATPPIFMGKPLRYVLLGEPCYPLQNWLLKAYPEERGRRANQTALTQQQRLFNRRLTTAMRVPEEALLRLRARWQCLSKRNDCGLDVVPTMILACCILHNMCESHGDPFKAEWQEEVVSAESPQPSHKHLLSTSMDDSPAEEVRQLFCDYFEQLNA, from the exons atggaggaggagggacagcTGCGGTCCTTGATGTTCCTCATACCTTACCTGCTGCTGAAGCGCAGAAGAGACATAAACGATTTAAACATTCAGAGGCGCAATGAGATCCAGAGACGCATCAGACATCGTCAGTACTTCTtccagagacagaggaggatgatgatg ATGATGTTAGCTGGAGGCATCCGCTCCAATGTCCACATCCGCACGCGTCCCTGGACCACTACTGCAAGCACTGACTGGTGGGAGCGGACAGTGATGACTGAATTTGAGCCGTCTGATTGGCTGGACAAGTTCAGGATGAGCCGGCAGACATTCTTTTACCTGTGTGAGAAGCTTAAGCCTCGACTAGCTCGCCAGGACACCAGTTTCCGCCTGGCGCTGCCGGTGGAGAAACGTGTCGCTGTGGCTCTGTGGCGTCTGGCGTCCAACATCGAATACCGTACCATCAGCACTCTGTTTGGTGTGGGGAAGTCcactgtgtgcaggtgtgtcCGAGACATGTGTCACGCCATTGTGGCGCTCCTCAGCTCCCTCTATTTGCGGCCTCCCTGTGAGCAGGAGCTGGAGGACTCAGCCGAGCTCTTCCTTTCCAACTGGGGCTTTCCTCATTGTGTTGCTGCCATATCAACACTTCATACAGCTATCATCACCCCATCAAACAACGCCTCTGACTATGCCAATCCGGCCGGCTGGCTCTCCGTGATGTCACAG GTGGCTGTTAACGGGCGGGGGCAGTTCTGGGATGTATGTGCAAGTTTCCCAGGTGGGACAGACCCAACTGACATCTTACAAAACTCCTCGTTGTGGGCCACAGCTGCAGAGGGCGGACTGTCACCTGCCACACCGCCCATCTTCATGGGAAAACCACTCAG GTATGTGCTGCTGGGGGAGCCCTGTTATCCTCTCCAGAACTGGCTACTGAAGGCTTACCCTGAGGAAAGGGGTCGGAGGGCTAATCAAACAGCACTGACTCAGCAACAGCGGCTCTTCAACAGGCGGCTCACCACAGCAATGCGTGTGCCTGAGGAGGCACTGCTGAGGCTGAGGGCACGCTGGCAGTGTCTGAGCAAGAGGAACGACTGTGGCCTGGACGTGGTGCCCACAATGATCCTAGCCTGCTGCATCCTGCACAACATGTGTGAGTCCCACGGAGACCCCTTCAAGGCAGAGTGGCAGGAGGAGGTGGTGTCTGCTGAGAGTCCTCAGCCCAGCCACAAGCATCTCCTCTCGACCAGTATGGACGACAGTCCTGCTGAGGAGGTGCGACAGCTATTCTGCGACTACTTTGAACAGCTGAATGCCTAA
- the LOC132993160 gene encoding inositol-3-phosphate synthase 1-A-like, whose protein sequence is MSVNIHINSPNVKYTDTHIVSQYSYQTSSVQRDGNKVTVTPRTTEMTFRTERRVPRLGVMLVGWGGNNGTTVTAAVLANKLDLTWRTKTGLKKANYFGSFLQASTVCLGSGLEGDVNVPFRDLLPMVHPDDIVFDGWDISSMDLGSAMERAQVLDWSLQEQLRPHMSSMKPRASIYTPEFIAANQKSRADNVLTGTMAEQVEQIRADIRDFHQLSGVDKVIVLWTANTERFCDVRPGVHDSAKNLLAAIQSGAEVSPSSLFAVASILEGCAYINGSPQNTFVPGVVELAEQRGVFIGGDDFKSGQTKIKSVLVDFLVSAGIKPTAIVSYNHLGNNDGKNLSAPQQFHSKEVSKSNVVDDMVQSNPILYKPGEKPDHCVVIKYVPYVGDSKRAMDEYTSEIMMGGTNTIALHNTCEDSLLASPIILDLVMLTELCQRVTVRPQGEEDFQSFHSVLALLSFLCKAPLVPSGTPVVNAYFRQRACIENILRACLGLPPQNHMLLEHKLQRDFLPPYDNHIVNKAALGKVALTNGNHIALTNGFCAHVNDVALAI, encoded by the exons ATGTCTGTGAACATTCATATCAACAGCCCTAATGTGaagtacacagatacacacattgtGTCTCAGTATTCCTACCAGACGTCATCAGTACAAAGAGATGGGAACAAAGTCACT GTGACCCCACGCACTACTGAGATGACGTTTCGCACAGAGAGACGCGTGCCCCGGCTGGGTGTGATGCTGGTGGGCTGGGGAGGCAACAATGGGACCACAGTCACTGCAGCAGTACTGGCCAATAAGCTGGACCTCACCTGGAGAACCAAAACAGGGCTGAAG AAAGCAAACTACTTCGGCTCATTCCTGCAGGCATCTACTGTGTGTCTCGGATCAGGGCTCGAGGGTGATGTCAACGTTCCCTTTCGTGACCTCCTACCCATGGTGCACCCTGATGATATTGTCTTTGATG ggTGGGATATCTCATCAATGGATCTTGGCAGTGCCATGGAGAGAGCTCAGGTACTTGACTGGTCTCTACAGGAGCAGCTGCGACCACACATGAGCTCCATGAAACCCAGAGCATCCATCTACACCCCAGAATTCATTGCCGCAAACCAGAAGAGTCGAGCAGACAATGTCCTCACCGGCACCATGGCAGAGCAG GTGGAGCAGATCAGGGCTGACATCAGGGACTTCCATCAGTTGAGTGGTGTGGACAAAGTCATCGTTCTGTGGACTGCTAATACTGAGCGCTTCTGTGATGTCAGACCTGGAGTCCACGACAGTGCAAAGAACCTGCTAGCTGCAATCCAG AGTGGAGCAGAggtttctccctcctctctttttgcTGTTGCCAGTATACTGGAGGGGTGTGCCTACATCAACGGCTCTCCACAGAACACCTTTGTACCTGGAGTTGTAGAACTGGCTGAGCAGAGAGGCGTGTTCATCGGAGGAGATGACTTCAAGTCTGGTCAGACCAAAATCAAGTCTGTGCTTGTGGACTTTCTGGTCAGCGCAGGTATCAAG CCAACCGCCATCGTCAGCTACAATCACCTTGGCAACAACGACGGGAAGAACCTGTCTGCTCCTCAGCAGTTCCATTCCAAAGAGGTGTCCAAAAGCAATGTGGTGGATGACATGGTGCAGTCGAACCCCATACTGTACAAGCCCGGAGAAAAACCTGACCACTGT gtGGTGATTAAATACGTCCCCTATGTGGGAGACAGCAAGCGTGCCATGGATGAATACACCTCTGAAATAATGATGGGAGGGACTAATACTATCGCACTGCACAACACCTGTGAG GACTCTCTGCTTGCCAGCCCGATCATCCTGGACCTGGTGATGCTCACAGAGCTTTGTCAGCGTGTCACTGTCCGGCCTCAGGGAGAGGAGGACTTCCAGTCCTTCCACAGTGTCTTAGCACTGCTCTCCTTCCTCTGCAAAGCACCCCTGGTGCCATCAGGGACCCCAGTGGTAAACGCCTACTTCCGCCAGAGGGCCTGCATAGAAAACATCTTGAG agCATGTCTGGGCCTTCCTCCTCAGAACCACATGCTGCTGGAGcacaagctgcagagagacttCCTACCCCCATATGACAACCACATCGTCAACAAGGCTGCTTTGGGAAAAGTTGCCCTCACCAACGGGAACCATATTGCTCTAACAAACGGCTTCTGTGCACATGTGAATGATGTAGCACTTGCAATATGA
- the tpgs1 gene encoding tubulin polyglutamylase complex subunit 1 has product MADKEKRRSGATPPGMPEGKATKSDSDREFLMQAGVGELLRGAILKMVEARSDDPIGFLADHFCNIASVSETGSAGYGEGDQLSNGLVSAGAQEQQHLNRALWHLRLAHHSKRSAFSNNVRVAYDLLNLTVPLRQSGEAPEGPDGSGNDSPTGEGGGVRGGLYTQTLQCLCSEGGVPASTSAPLLRRLHCQDHEAVLYDIFRHGVLTCAVFSDYIRQAQRLYAEVCCPDVGPASRALCLAVLGTLKEALETSQGCDANSPNANTKTSSCLEVNVKAIRYLEASAKISPYKIAQAIAGAQTRGPAGDMDAKEFENAAAELFIARVKVVS; this is encoded by the exons ATGGCGGACAAGGAGAAGCGCCGGTCAGGAGCGACTCCTCCGGGGATGCCTGAGGGCAAAGCCACCAAATCGGACAGCGACAGGGAGTTTCTGATGCAGGCTGGGGTGGGAGAGCTGCTCCGCGGGGCCATCCTGAAGATGGTGGAGGCCAGATCGGACGATCCAATAGGGTTCCTGGCAGACCACTTCTGCAACATCGCATCTGTGTCAGAGACCGGCTCAGCTGGATACGGAGAGGGGGATCAGTTAAGCAACGGCCTGGTGAGCGCAGGCGcgcaggagcagcagcatctCAACCGGGCGCTGTGGCACCTGCGGCTGGCACATCACTCCAAGAG atCTGCCTTTAGTAACAATGTCCGCGTGGCCTACGACCTTTTGAATCTCACCGTGCCCCTGAGACAATCTGGTGAGGCTCCTGAAGGCCCTGATGGCTCCGGCAATGACAGCCCaactggagaaggaggaggagtgagaggaggcctctacacacagactctgcagtGTCTGTGCAGCGAGGGTGGTGTCCCTGCCTCCACCTCTGCCCCTCTACTCCGTCGCCTCCACTGCCAGGACCACGAGGCCGTACTTTATGACATCTTCCGTCACGGTGTGCTCACGTGTGCAGTTTTCTCAGACTACATCCGGCAGGCTCAGAGGCTTTATGCTGAAGTGTGCTGCCCAGATGTAGGGCCTGCCTCTCGGGCCCTGTGCCTGGCTGTGCTGGGGACCTTAAAAGAAGCCCTGGAGACTTCCCAAGGCTGTGATGCAAACTCCCCTAATGCTAACACTAAAACGAGCTCCTGTTTGGAGGTAAACGTGAAGGCTATACGCTACCTGGAGGCCAGTGCCAAGATCTCTCCATACAAGATAGCACAGGCCATAGCTGGAGCCCAGACACGAGGCCCTGCTGGTGATATGGACGCTAAGGAGTTTGAGAATGCTGCAGCAGAGCTTTTTATCGCTCGTGTGAAAGTTGTATCCTAG